In Streptomyces nodosus, one DNA window encodes the following:
- a CDS encoding beta-N-acetylhexosaminidase: MPSSRREQALLPRPTRIAPRSGHFALDARTTVRAPGEAEGAADLLRTLLTPTTGLPLAPSPSGAITLSVDPTLAGLGAEGYGLTVSPHCVLLRAATPAGLLHGVQTLRQLLPAEVLDPAAVRREYWELPCVEITDVPRHSWRGLMIDVARHFHDAATLRRHVDLLALHKLNVLHLHLTDDQGWRMPVASHPRLTTVGAHRAETVNGPDVSTGFDGRPHGGAYTRAELTGLVAYAARRGVCVVPEIEMPGHVRAALAAYPHLGNHPDRTLDVWTRWGVCDSVLGVHDEVLDFCRAVLAEVMEVFPSPYIHLGGDECPTTEWEHSPAARARAAAEGLPGPAALHGWLLGQAGAFLSRHGRRPVAWAEEGTSLPPGFTAMSWRDPAHANDALRRGHDVVLTHHRTTYLDYAQDDAPDGPPAQPGPVVDLRAVHRGDPAPEPPAMNGGRILGTQAQIWTEFAPTAADLDRLAYPRLCALADRAWTGPTDWPDFTTRLTAHLARLAALGVRHHPLTTPRTTAAPAGTAPSARPPARPSV, from the coding sequence GTGCCCTCATCCCGTCGTGAACAGGCTCTCCTGCCCCGGCCCACCCGGATCGCCCCGCGCTCCGGCCACTTCGCCCTCGACGCCCGTACCACCGTGCGCGCCCCCGGCGAGGCCGAGGGCGCCGCCGACCTGCTGCGCACCCTGCTGACCCCCACCACCGGCCTGCCCCTGGCCCCCTCGCCGTCCGGCGCCATCACCCTCTCCGTCGACCCGACCCTCGCCGGCCTCGGAGCGGAGGGGTACGGACTGACCGTCTCCCCGCACTGCGTGCTGCTGCGCGCCGCCACCCCCGCGGGACTGCTGCACGGCGTGCAGACCCTGCGCCAGCTCCTGCCGGCCGAGGTGCTCGATCCGGCCGCCGTCCGCCGGGAGTACTGGGAACTGCCCTGCGTGGAGATCACCGACGTACCCCGCCACTCCTGGCGCGGCCTCATGATCGATGTGGCCCGCCACTTCCACGACGCCGCCACCCTGCGCCGCCACGTCGACCTGCTCGCCCTGCACAAGCTCAACGTCCTCCATCTGCACCTCACCGACGACCAGGGCTGGCGGATGCCCGTCGCCTCCCACCCCCGCCTCACCACCGTCGGCGCCCACCGCGCCGAGACGGTCAACGGGCCCGATGTCTCCACCGGCTTCGACGGCCGCCCCCACGGCGGCGCGTACACCCGCGCCGAACTCACCGGCCTCGTCGCCTACGCGGCCCGGCGCGGAGTCTGCGTGGTCCCGGAGATAGAGATGCCCGGCCATGTCCGCGCCGCCCTCGCCGCCTACCCGCACCTCGGCAACCACCCCGACCGCACCCTCGACGTGTGGACCCGCTGGGGGGTGTGCGACAGCGTCCTCGGCGTCCACGACGAAGTGCTCGACTTCTGCCGGGCCGTACTCGCCGAGGTGATGGAGGTCTTCCCCTCGCCCTATATCCACCTCGGCGGGGACGAGTGCCCCACCACCGAATGGGAGCACAGCCCCGCCGCCCGTGCCCGCGCCGCCGCGGAAGGGCTGCCCGGCCCCGCCGCACTCCACGGCTGGCTGCTGGGCCAGGCCGGCGCCTTCCTCAGCCGGCACGGCCGGCGCCCCGTCGCCTGGGCCGAGGAGGGAACGTCCCTGCCGCCCGGCTTCACGGCGATGAGCTGGCGCGACCCCGCCCACGCCAACGACGCCCTGCGCCGCGGCCACGACGTCGTCCTCACCCACCACCGCACCACCTACCTCGACTACGCCCAGGACGACGCCCCCGACGGACCGCCCGCCCAGCCGGGCCCCGTCGTCGACCTGCGTGCCGTCCACCGCGGCGACCCCGCACCGGAGCCGCCCGCCATGAACGGCGGCCGGATCCTCGGCACCCAGGCGCAGATCTGGACGGAGTTCGCCCCCACCGCCGCCGACCTGGACCGGCTCGCCTACCCACGGCTGTGCGCCCTGGCCGACCGCGCCTGGACCGGACCCACCGACTGGCCGGACTTCACCACCCGGCTCACCGCGCACCTCGCCCGGCTGGCCGCCCTCGGCGTCCGCCACCACCCCCTCACCACGCCGCGCACGACGGCGGCGCCCGCCGGTACAGCGCCCTCCGCACGACCCCCCGCACGACCCTCCGTATGA
- a CDS encoding carbohydrate ABC transporter permease: MSAVGRPGAAPRREATRRLRRLPLHAGAALTVAICLFPVYWMVTTAFKPSRDIQSTDPQFLPRTWTLEHFRTAVQADGFAQFWRNSLLVTAGAVLLSLVVALAAAFAVARMRWRGRRQFVLAVFIAQMAPWESLIIPIYIIARDTGMLDRLLTLTLVYFMITLPFTVIVLRGFMTTIPPELEEAAQVDGCNRFQAFRRIAFPLLAPGLMATSLFGFITAWNEFAYANFLIIKNQDQRTLPVWLSSFQDTFGTDWGATMAASTLFALPALVIFLALQRHVTSGLASGAVKG; the protein is encoded by the coding sequence GTGAGTGCCGTCGGCCGCCCCGGTGCGGCGCCCCGCCGCGAAGCCACCCGCCGGCTGCGCCGCCTGCCGCTCCACGCGGGCGCCGCGCTCACCGTGGCGATCTGTCTGTTCCCCGTCTACTGGATGGTCACCACCGCCTTCAAACCGTCCCGCGACATCCAGTCCACCGACCCGCAGTTCCTCCCGCGCACCTGGACACTGGAGCACTTCCGCACCGCCGTCCAGGCCGACGGCTTCGCCCAGTTCTGGCGCAACAGCCTCCTGGTCACCGCCGGCGCGGTCCTGCTCTCTCTGGTCGTCGCCCTGGCCGCGGCGTTCGCCGTCGCCCGTATGCGCTGGCGCGGACGCCGGCAGTTCGTCCTGGCCGTCTTCATCGCCCAGATGGCGCCGTGGGAATCGCTGATCATCCCGATCTACATCATCGCCCGCGACACCGGCATGCTCGACCGGCTCCTCACCCTCACCCTGGTCTACTTCATGATCACGCTGCCGTTCACCGTCATCGTGCTGCGCGGCTTCATGACCACCATCCCGCCGGAACTGGAGGAGGCCGCCCAGGTCGACGGCTGCAACCGGTTCCAGGCGTTCCGGCGCATCGCCTTCCCCCTGCTCGCCCCAGGACTGATGGCCACCTCCCTCTTCGGATTCATCACCGCCTGGAACGAGTTCGCCTACGCCAACTTCCTCATCATCAAGAACCAGGACCAGCGCACCCTGCCCGTCTGGCTCTCCTCCTTCCAGGACACCTTCGGCACCGACTGGGGCGCCACCATGGCCGCCTCCACCCTCTTCGCCCTGCCCGCCCTCGTCATCTTCCTGGCCCTCCAGCGCCACGTCACCTCCGGCCTCGCCTCCGGCGCCGTCAAGGGCTGA
- a CDS encoding carbohydrate ABC transporter permease: MSAVRERAVPRSARPHRPRADGRPPAARRAARERGGPWPYLLVAPAVLGMLYLLVYPLARAVLISFQDFRLRQLIMGDAEFVGFANYRTLLTDPRFWTVVRRTFLFMAVNVVLIMVIGLLVALMTQRLGRLWRVAVLSSLVLAWAMPVVAATTVFQWLFHSEFGVVNWALTSLGFGSFERYPWFAHGTAAFAILVLLVVWQSVPFAAITLYSALTTVPAELHESARIDGAGAFRVLRSVTLPMIRPIVMLVLCLEVIWTFKAFVQIWVMTRGGPGDATTILPVYAVQTALSSQRYDLGSAASMVTVILMSGVLALYLRQMFRQEDEL, from the coding sequence GTGTCAGCCGTTCGAGAACGTGCCGTTCCCCGGTCCGCCCGGCCCCACCGGCCCCGGGCGGACGGCCGACCGCCGGCCGCCCGCCGCGCCGCCCGCGAGCGCGGCGGCCCCTGGCCCTACCTGCTGGTGGCACCCGCCGTCCTCGGTATGCTCTATCTGCTGGTCTACCCGCTCGCCCGGGCCGTGCTGATCTCCTTCCAGGACTTCCGCCTGCGCCAGCTCATCATGGGCGACGCCGAGTTCGTCGGCTTCGCCAACTACCGGACACTGCTGACCGATCCGCGCTTCTGGACGGTGGTGCGCCGCACGTTCCTCTTCATGGCCGTCAACGTCGTCCTCATCATGGTGATCGGCCTGCTCGTCGCGCTGATGACCCAGCGGCTCGGCCGCCTGTGGCGCGTGGCCGTACTCAGCTCGCTCGTCCTGGCCTGGGCGATGCCCGTGGTCGCGGCCACCACTGTCTTCCAGTGGCTCTTCCACTCCGAGTTCGGCGTCGTCAACTGGGCACTGACCTCCCTGGGTTTCGGCTCCTTCGAGCGGTACCCGTGGTTCGCCCACGGCACGGCGGCCTTCGCCATCCTCGTCCTGCTCGTGGTGTGGCAGTCGGTGCCGTTCGCCGCCATCACCCTGTACTCGGCGCTCACCACCGTCCCCGCCGAACTGCACGAGTCCGCCCGCATCGACGGCGCCGGCGCCTTCCGCGTCCTCAGGTCGGTCACCCTCCCGATGATCCGGCCGATCGTGATGCTCGTCCTGTGCCTGGAGGTGATCTGGACCTTCAAGGCGTTCGTGCAGATCTGGGTGATGACCCGGGGCGGACCCGGCGACGCCACCACCATCCTGCCCGTCTACGCGGTACAGACCGCCCTGTCCAGCCAGCGCTACGACCTCGGCTCGGCGGCCTCGATGGTCACCGTCATCCTCATGTCGGGCGTCCTGGCCCTGTACCTCCGCCAGATGTTCCGCCAGGAGGACGAGCTGTGA
- a CDS encoding extracellular solute-binding protein, which translates to MKFRLLAGASVLTAALALSGCSGGSDDASGDGKSELTVWLMRDSVSAAFQKEFTTAFAAAHPDIALKIQIQEWDGIGQKVTAALASNDAPDVIEVGNTQVAQYAQSGGLADLTEKKTDLDGGTWLKGLAEPGSWEGRQYGIPYYAANRVVVYRKDLFQQAGIDPAAIRTRDQWIAATRKLDKGDQQGIYLTGQTWYALAGFIWDEGGDLAVRDGDKWKGALDTPQALAGMEFYKKLQALGKGPKDADEANPPQAEVMAKGKVAQIVAVPGNAKVVVEQNPALKGKLGFFPIPGKTADKPGAVFTGGSDLVVPVASRHQDAAYTFVKELTGDTWQKKLALAMSYVPNKTSLASAVASDPGAAAMAVGAAEGHATPNTPGWAAVEAENPVKDYMTATLTGHDMKREATKASEEMTRAMNSAS; encoded by the coding sequence GTGAAGTTCCGCTTGCTGGCCGGTGCGTCCGTCCTCACCGCTGCCCTCGCCCTCAGCGGCTGCTCCGGCGGCTCCGACGACGCGTCCGGCGACGGCAAGTCCGAGCTGACCGTCTGGCTGATGCGCGACAGCGTCTCCGCCGCCTTCCAGAAGGAGTTCACCACCGCGTTCGCCGCGGCCCATCCCGACATCGCCCTGAAGATCCAGATCCAGGAGTGGGACGGCATCGGCCAGAAGGTCACCGCCGCTCTGGCCAGCAACGACGCACCCGATGTCATCGAGGTCGGCAACACCCAGGTCGCCCAGTACGCCCAGAGCGGTGGGCTGGCCGACCTCACCGAGAAGAAGACCGACCTGGACGGCGGCACCTGGCTCAAGGGACTGGCCGAGCCCGGCTCCTGGGAGGGCAGGCAGTACGGCATCCCGTACTACGCGGCCAACCGCGTGGTGGTGTACCGCAAGGACCTCTTCCAGCAGGCCGGCATCGACCCGGCCGCGATCAGGACCCGGGACCAGTGGATCGCCGCGACGCGGAAGCTGGACAAGGGCGACCAGCAGGGCATCTACCTCACCGGTCAGACCTGGTACGCCCTGGCCGGGTTCATCTGGGACGAGGGCGGCGACCTGGCGGTGCGGGACGGCGACAAGTGGAAGGGTGCCCTCGACACCCCGCAGGCACTGGCCGGGATGGAGTTCTACAAGAAGCTCCAGGCGCTCGGCAAGGGTCCCAAGGATGCCGACGAGGCCAACCCGCCGCAGGCCGAGGTCATGGCCAAGGGCAAGGTCGCCCAGATCGTCGCCGTCCCCGGCAACGCCAAGGTCGTCGTCGAGCAGAACCCCGCGCTCAAGGGCAAGCTCGGCTTCTTCCCGATCCCGGGCAAGACTGCCGACAAGCCCGGCGCGGTCTTCACCGGCGGCTCCGACCTCGTCGTCCCGGTCGCCTCCCGGCACCAGGACGCCGCCTACACCTTCGTGAAGGAACTGACCGGCGACACCTGGCAGAAGAAGCTCGCCCTCGCCATGAGCTATGTGCCGAACAAGACCTCCCTCGCCTCCGCCGTGGCCTCCGACCCCGGCGCCGCCGCCATGGCCGTGGGCGCCGCCGAGGGCCACGCCACGCCCAACACGCCTGGCTGGGCCGCCGTCGAGGCCGAGAACCCCGTCAAGGACTACATGACCGCCACCCTCACCGGCCACGACATGAAGCGGGAGGCGACGAAGGCGTCCGAGGAGATGACCCGGGCGATGAACAGCGCCTCCTGA
- a CDS encoding GntR family transcriptional regulator, which produces MGDREPSGGVLKRERVRDAVLEMVEERRPGDAIPSERTLCAQLEVSRPTLRAAVDELVTAGVLVREHGRGVFVAPDKITQELVPGHHSLSVPQAAGAWSSRLLEFTTVPAGARVGRRLRLSPAAEIVYVARLRLVDGSPMAIEHLHIPAALVPGLTARELENGDLYEHLRSHHGVHVSEATQAIEPTVVTRAEAEVLDVPELSPALLFERLTTDTHGRPVEYVHSLYRGDRYRIVSRLTLGADSAPAPPPDAHHPGIPPGDFAHGDTVAASTLGDVQGER; this is translated from the coding sequence ATGGGCGACAGAGAACCGTCCGGCGGTGTGCTCAAGCGGGAGCGGGTCCGCGACGCCGTACTGGAGATGGTCGAGGAACGCCGACCGGGGGACGCGATCCCCTCGGAGCGGACCCTGTGCGCGCAACTCGAGGTGTCCCGGCCCACCCTGCGGGCCGCAGTGGACGAACTGGTCACCGCCGGTGTCCTCGTCCGGGAGCACGGGCGCGGTGTGTTCGTCGCCCCGGACAAGATCACCCAGGAACTGGTGCCGGGCCACCACTCGCTGAGCGTGCCGCAGGCCGCGGGCGCCTGGTCGAGCCGGCTGCTGGAGTTCACGACGGTGCCGGCGGGAGCCCGGGTGGGCCGCAGGCTGCGCCTCTCCCCCGCCGCGGAGATCGTCTATGTGGCCCGGCTGCGCCTGGTGGACGGCTCCCCGATGGCGATCGAGCATCTGCACATCCCGGCTGCCCTGGTCCCCGGTCTCACCGCCCGGGAACTGGAGAACGGCGACCTGTACGAGCATCTGCGCAGCCACCACGGAGTCCATGTGAGCGAGGCGACCCAGGCGATCGAGCCCACGGTGGTGACCCGCGCCGAGGCGGAGGTGCTCGATGTGCCGGAGCTCTCCCCCGCGCTGCTCTTCGAGCGTCTGACCACCGATACGCACGGACGTCCGGTGGAATACGTCCACTCGCTCTACCGCGGCGACCGCTACCGGATCGTCTCCCGTCTCACGCTCGGGGCCGACTCGGCACCGGCCCCGCCGCCCGACGCGCACCACCCGGGCATTCCGCCGGGCGACTTCGCCCACGGCGACACGGTCGCCGCGTCCACGCTCGGGGACGTGCAGGGCGAGCGCTGA
- a CDS encoding TetR/AcrR family transcriptional regulator: MSALESGRRRPARERLLAAAARRFYADGVAATGIDTITAEAGVAKMSLYNNFSSKADLVRAYLDARHEEWLGLYRARLESADGPREGVLAVFDAYADHAAFAYEHGFRGCGLLNAAAELPAGDEGRAVVRAHKEQVEHLIVGHLEQLLPGRPDKARATAEHLSFLLEGAMARAGLEGDGERLQHARSMAAVLLDRL, encoded by the coding sequence GTGAGCGCTCTGGAGAGTGGACGGCGGCGGCCTGCCAGGGAACGGCTCCTGGCGGCGGCGGCCCGGCGCTTCTACGCCGACGGTGTGGCAGCGACCGGTATCGACACGATCACGGCCGAGGCCGGCGTGGCGAAGATGAGCCTGTACAACAACTTCTCCTCCAAGGCCGACCTCGTCCGGGCCTACCTGGACGCCCGGCACGAGGAGTGGCTCGGCCTGTACCGGGCGCGCCTGGAGTCCGCCGACGGCCCGCGCGAGGGTGTGCTGGCGGTGTTCGACGCGTACGCCGATCATGCGGCCTTCGCGTACGAGCACGGCTTCCGCGGCTGCGGGCTGCTCAACGCCGCCGCCGAGCTTCCCGCCGGGGACGAGGGCCGCGCCGTGGTTCGCGCGCACAAGGAGCAGGTGGAGCACCTGATCGTCGGCCACCTGGAACAACTGCTGCCCGGCCGGCCCGACAAGGCCCGCGCGACGGCCGAGCATCTCTCCTTCCTGCTCGAGGGCGCGATGGCCCGTGCCGGCCTGGAAGGCGACGGCGAGCGCCTTCAGCACGCCCGCTCGATGGCCGCGGTCCTGCTGGACCGACTGTGA
- a CDS encoding DMT family transporter has translation MTGTTRGKSTGTGALCVLAASVLWGTTGTAATFAPDVGPLAIGAVAMGLGGLLQALIAAPQIRHHASRLRDRRGTVLLGAVSVAVYPLAFYSSMRLAGVAVGTVVSIGTAPLASALIERVVDGRRLTPRWLLAAALGLLGTALLCVAEAAQATDGTSHSSTTGTLLGIGLGLVAAATYALYSWAAHRLITREIASRAAMGAVFGLGGLLLSPVLLVTGAPLLSSWANTSVGLYMALVPMFAGYLLFGWGLAHVPASTATTLSLLEPAVAAVLAVLVVGERLPTVGWLGIALVVACLAALTTPAPNRRARGRQPHSADHIDSPSTERRTLSPPRERKPTSANLRHGL, from the coding sequence GTGACGGGCACCACTCGCGGCAAATCCACGGGAACGGGGGCCCTGTGCGTGCTGGCCGCCTCTGTGCTCTGGGGCACGACCGGTACGGCCGCCACCTTCGCCCCGGACGTCGGCCCGCTCGCGATCGGGGCCGTCGCCATGGGCCTCGGTGGACTGCTCCAGGCCCTGATCGCCGCCCCTCAGATCCGCCATCACGCCTCCCGGTTGCGGGACCGGCGCGGCACGGTGCTGCTCGGTGCCGTCTCGGTGGCGGTCTACCCCCTGGCCTTCTACAGCTCCATGCGCCTGGCCGGAGTCGCCGTCGGCACGGTTGTATCCATCGGCACCGCCCCGCTGGCCTCGGCCCTGATCGAGCGCGTCGTGGACGGCCGCCGGCTCACGCCCCGGTGGCTGCTAGCTGCCGCCCTCGGCCTGCTCGGCACGGCCCTGCTCTGCGTCGCCGAAGCCGCCCAGGCTACCGATGGCACCAGCCACAGCTCCACGACCGGCACGCTGCTGGGCATCGGCCTCGGCCTGGTCGCAGCAGCGACGTACGCCCTCTACTCCTGGGCCGCCCACCGGCTCATCACCCGCGAGATCGCCTCCCGGGCCGCGATGGGCGCAGTCTTCGGACTCGGCGGACTGCTCCTTTCTCCCGTCCTCCTCGTCACGGGCGCACCGCTCCTCTCCTCCTGGGCCAACACCTCCGTCGGCCTCTACATGGCGCTCGTCCCCATGTTCGCCGGCTACCTCCTCTTCGGCTGGGGCCTCGCCCACGTACCTGCCAGCACCGCCACCACCCTGTCGCTGCTCGAACCGGCCGTCGCGGCCGTCCTCGCCGTCCTGGTCGTCGGGGAACGCCTCCCCACCGTCGGCTGGTTGGGCATCGCCCTCGTCGTCGCCTGCCTCGCCGCCCTCACGACCCCCGCACCCAACCGCCGCGCACGCGGACGACAGCCGCACTCCGCGGACCATATCGACAGCCCTTCCACGGAGCGGCGGACACTGTCCCCACCTCGTGAACGAAAACCGACGTCAGCGAACCTCAGACATGGCCTGTAG
- a CDS encoding GNAT family N-acetyltransferase translates to MTDHRALAWPPAPIKTERLVLRESEARDRAAVIELNASPEVNTYLGGPRPRAELERTVPEVPGQRRGWFVVELDGAMIGTVQLKPHTPERPSNRLPEAGETELGYLFLPETWGHGYATEACTAALDWFAGALPGEPVVLYTQTANARSMRLAAKLGFTELERFEAWGAEQWFGMWSSLTPSG, encoded by the coding sequence ATGACCGACCACCGAGCCCTCGCCTGGCCACCTGCTCCGATCAAGACCGAGCGGCTCGTACTCCGCGAGTCCGAGGCCCGGGACCGCGCGGCGGTCATCGAGCTGAACGCTTCGCCAGAGGTGAACACCTATCTTGGCGGCCCTCGACCGCGCGCCGAGCTTGAACGCACGGTGCCCGAGGTGCCTGGGCAGCGCCGTGGCTGGTTCGTGGTCGAGCTCGACGGAGCAATGATCGGCACGGTCCAGCTCAAACCGCACACCCCCGAGCGCCCGAGTAACCGCCTGCCGGAGGCCGGGGAAACCGAACTCGGCTACCTGTTCCTGCCCGAGACGTGGGGACACGGCTACGCAACCGAGGCGTGCACAGCGGCACTGGACTGGTTTGCCGGCGCGCTGCCCGGTGAGCCGGTGGTGCTCTACACCCAGACCGCGAACGCCCGCTCGATGCGCCTCGCGGCCAAGCTGGGGTTCACCGAGCTGGAACGGTTCGAGGCGTGGGGCGCCGAGCAGTGGTTCGGGATGTGGTCTTCACTCACGCCGTCCGGCTGA
- a CDS encoding GNAT family N-acetyltransferase: MRASLPTPSLRTARLRLRAFEDADANGLFALQSSAHILRYWDSPPWTERSRAEVFITACRRMEQEGTGARLAVDRISDGAFIGWCTLNSWNPDFRSASLGYCYDDAAWGQGYATEAARALLGWAFDTLDLNRVQAEADTRNVASARVLEKLGFVREGTLREDCVVNGDVSDSWVYGLLRREWQPSSEPVSTH; this comes from the coding sequence ATGAGGGCGTCGCTGCCCACCCCCTCGTTGCGCACCGCTCGTCTTCGACTGCGTGCCTTCGAAGACGCGGATGCGAACGGCCTCTTCGCACTGCAGAGCAGCGCCCACATCCTGCGCTACTGGGACTCGCCACCATGGACCGAACGCTCGCGCGCCGAGGTGTTCATCACCGCTTGCCGGCGGATGGAACAGGAGGGCACCGGGGCACGGTTGGCCGTGGATCGTATCTCCGACGGGGCATTCATCGGCTGGTGCACCCTGAACAGTTGGAATCCGGACTTCCGCAGTGCGTCACTCGGCTACTGCTACGACGATGCAGCGTGGGGCCAGGGCTACGCGACCGAGGCCGCGCGCGCTCTGCTGGGGTGGGCGTTCGACACGCTGGACCTGAATCGCGTCCAAGCCGAGGCCGATACGCGCAATGTGGCTTCTGCCCGCGTGCTGGAGAAGCTCGGCTTCGTGCGTGAGGGGACGTTGCGGGAGGACTGCGTCGTCAACGGCGACGTCTCCGACTCGTGGGTCTACGGGCTGCTCAGGCGGGAGTGGCAGCCGTCGTCCGAGCCGGTTTCCACCCACTGA
- a CDS encoding SpoIIE family protein phosphatase, with protein MRHPEKFDEAAAPAQVCPSGSQPDELPVAGMQLDALGRIVRWDAAAEALLGYPASEVLGSRGELLVRAEGGSGAASLLERVAVGGATTGRCTARHRDGHLVELAVWTYRVPDSGDVLAFLVDVSAVLRTRVPHAVLDGLFRHSPIGLSAFDSELRYLHVNTALETINGVPEVRHLGRRLSEVLPEVNGAEVESVMERVLDTGEPVVDFRATGRTPATPYEDRMWSCSYFRLEDAWGHPFGVGASVVDITARLRAEQAAAASRRRLDLLNEASTRVGTTLDMRQTAQELADVVLRGLADIATVDLIAGVVDDATAESDRDLTGGIVVQRLGKAPARGSPAARALAPLGAILHYPADAPYAQAVARREPFVVAEVDEHTITAPSCHTSAVRQLRELGVYSLLMVPLLARGRVLGVTTLFREFPARRFSSDDVTLARDIASRAAVHLDNAHLYAREHETAVTLQRSLLPQQLTPPPGIEVAHCYRPASDVNEVGGDWYDVVAMPEGRAALAVGDVMGHGIAAAATMGQLRSAMQALARLALPPGQLLRQLDTGLADLPDAALATCTYAVCDPAAGSCSITRAGHLPPAVVRDDGTAELLELPAGAPLGVGGIDFVPTELTLPPGSMLVLYTDGLVEARCADIDQRLTQLLDVLSANAGLPLDGLSQAVMDGLAPAPDDDVALLLARICPPKPGSE; from the coding sequence ATGCGCCATCCCGAGAAATTCGACGAGGCGGCCGCCCCGGCGCAGGTGTGCCCGAGTGGTTCGCAGCCGGACGAACTGCCGGTAGCCGGAATGCAGCTGGACGCCTTGGGCCGCATCGTCCGCTGGGATGCGGCGGCCGAGGCCCTGCTCGGCTACCCGGCGTCGGAGGTGCTGGGCAGCCGGGGTGAGCTGCTCGTCCGAGCGGAAGGCGGCTCCGGGGCCGCGTCGCTGCTGGAGCGGGTCGCCGTCGGCGGTGCCACGACGGGGCGGTGTACGGCGCGGCACCGGGACGGGCATCTGGTGGAGCTCGCGGTGTGGACCTACCGGGTCCCGGACAGCGGCGACGTACTCGCGTTCCTTGTGGACGTCTCCGCGGTGTTGAGGACGCGGGTGCCCCACGCCGTCCTGGACGGGTTGTTCCGCCACTCGCCGATCGGACTGTCCGCCTTCGACAGCGAACTGCGCTATCTGCATGTCAACACCGCCCTGGAGACGATCAACGGCGTGCCCGAGGTCAGGCACCTCGGTCGGCGGCTGTCCGAGGTGCTGCCCGAGGTGAACGGCGCCGAGGTGGAGTCCGTGATGGAGCGGGTGCTGGACACCGGCGAGCCCGTGGTCGACTTCCGCGCGACGGGCCGCACCCCGGCGACCCCGTACGAGGACCGGATGTGGTCCTGCTCCTACTTCCGTCTGGAGGACGCTTGGGGGCACCCCTTCGGCGTCGGCGCCTCGGTTGTCGACATCACCGCACGGCTCCGGGCCGAGCAGGCGGCCGCAGCGAGCCGCCGGCGACTCGACCTGCTCAACGAGGCCAGCACCCGCGTCGGCACCACCCTGGACATGCGACAGACCGCACAGGAGCTGGCCGACGTGGTGCTGCGCGGGCTCGCCGACATCGCCACCGTGGACCTGATAGCGGGTGTCGTCGACGACGCCACCGCGGAATCCGACAGGGACCTGACCGGCGGCATCGTGGTGCAGCGGCTCGGCAAGGCCCCGGCCCGGGGCTCGCCTGCGGCCCGGGCCCTCGCCCCGCTGGGCGCGATCCTGCACTATCCGGCGGATGCACCGTACGCGCAGGCCGTAGCGCGTCGGGAACCCTTCGTGGTCGCCGAGGTGGACGAGCACACCATCACCGCCCCCTCCTGCCACACCTCCGCGGTCCGGCAGCTTCGCGAGCTGGGGGTGTACTCCCTGTTGATGGTGCCGCTGCTCGCCCGCGGCAGGGTACTGGGGGTGACCACGCTCTTCCGGGAGTTCCCGGCCAGGCGTTTCTCGTCCGATGACGTGACGCTCGCCCGCGACATAGCGTCCCGCGCGGCAGTCCACCTCGACAACGCCCACCTGTACGCCCGCGAACACGAGACGGCGGTGACGCTGCAGCGCAGCCTGCTGCCGCAACAGCTGACTCCCCCGCCCGGGATCGAGGTCGCCCACTGCTACCGGCCCGCGAGCGACGTCAACGAAGTCGGCGGCGACTGGTACGACGTCGTGGCGATGCCCGAAGGCCGGGCCGCCCTGGCTGTCGGAGACGTCATGGGACACGGGATCGCAGCCGCGGCCACGATGGGTCAGCTGCGCAGCGCGATGCAGGCGCTCGCCCGTCTTGCCCTGCCCCCTGGACAGTTGCTGCGGCAGCTCGACACCGGTCTGGCGGACCTTCCCGACGCGGCCCTGGCCACCTGCACCTACGCGGTCTGCGACCCGGCGGCCGGCTCCTGCTCGATCACTCGGGCAGGTCATCTGCCACCGGCCGTCGTCCGGGACGACGGCACCGCCGAACTGCTGGAACTGCCGGCCGGGGCGCCGCTGGGAGTCGGCGGCATCGACTTCGTCCCGACCGAGCTGACGCTGCCCCCGGGCAGCATGCTCGTTCTCTACACCGACGGCCTCGTCGAGGCCCGCTGCGCGGACATCGACCAGCGTCTGACCCAGCTCCTGGACGTGCTGAGCGCCAACGCCGGGCTGCCGCTGGACGGCCTCAGCCAGGCCGTGATGGACGGGCTCGCCCCCGCGCCCGACGACGACGTGGCCCTGTTGCTCGCCCGGATCTGCCCCCCGAAGCCCGGGAGCGAGTGA